A genomic segment from Amphiura filiformis chromosome 10, Afil_fr2py, whole genome shotgun sequence encodes:
- the LOC140162720 gene encoding rho GTPase-activating protein 19-like isoform X2: MSEVFCNPLHYVEVMKHKYADTLTDWCCTELSHVLEFNGPEGLGQILAGNVNVRQGKTIIKKFTKPKKKVYEPIHTDTGIFGAPLTSQAFCQTRQLIDFLRMNSSKEGLFRIPGNSERQRRLKAKLNSGQLIDLNNDEFTAHDVACVLKTFLGDLPEPVLTEKHYLAHVQAADLTYRLDGLSNLRPDELQRLKAKRLVDHIKALTYLFLMLPSTNFKLLKELLELLQDVARQQDVNKMTAYNLGVMFAPHLLWPRYLTTEELKDQDFIHKLNCGMEFMITHCERIFKVPAAMLHKCEVYVRHDGSLPDEEDEEELMNQTARDQYDGGRRSTDMISAPQKAGIELKREVTSTEEALAKLYADVQSMPESSKKRKLMKQKVGTPFASKKKRPAPPPPADETEVSRTHNTNREIRNEFRTQLHQSRHHYRKRANSCDALESRTETRDVSQRRSSPTKPVRPAPRTPEPKASPRPVPAPRAITPKLATGITQRNEEGRSANPSKRPTVTPRPRKRNSDGQPIPSPRDTTNIVGSGNRPVPKPRVVNNLAKENNPLTTAPRVKRESAL; encoded by the exons atgtcaGAAGTATTCTGCAATCCACTTCACTATGTTGAAGTCATGAAACACAAGTATGCCGACACTCTGACAGATTGGTGCTGCACAGAACTCTCTCATGTGTTGGAATTCAACGGACCTGAAGGACTGGGTCAGATACTAGCTGGTAACGTCAATGTAAGACAAGGAAAGACAATCATTAAGAAGTTTACAAAACCTAAGAAAAAGG TTTATGAACCAATCCACACAGACACAGGAATCTTTGGTGCACCGTTGACATCACAGGCATTCTGTCAGACTAGACAACtcatagattttcttagaatga atTCTAGTAAAGAAGGGCTCTTTAGAATACCAGGAAATTCAGAGAGACAGCGTCGTCTGAAAGCCAAGCTGAACAGTGGTCAGCTCATAGATTTGAACAACGATGAATTCACTGCTCATGATGTAGCGTGTGTGCTGAAAACATTCCTAGGAGATTTGCCAGAACCAGTATTGACTGAGAAGCATTACTTAGCACATGTACAGGCTGCAG ACCTAACGTACAGACTAGATGGACTTTCAAATCTACGACCCGATGAACTTCAGCGTCTGAAGGCCAAGAGACTTGTTGACCACATCAAAGCACTCACATACCTGTTCCTGATGCTACCGTCAACAAACTTCAAGTTACTCAAAGAACTGCTGGAGTTACTTCAGGACGTCGCAAGGCAGCAAGACGTCAACAAGATGACGGCGTACAATCTTGGTGTTATGTTTGCGCCGCATTTGCTGTGGCCAAGATAT TTAACAACAGAAGAACTGAAGGACCAGGATTTCATACATAAATTGAACTGTGGGATGGAGTTCATGATCACACATTGTGAGAGGATATTTAAG GTTCCAGCGGCCATGCTTCATAAGTGTGAGGTATACGTCAGACATGATGGTTCATTACCGGATGAAGAGGATGAAGAAGAGTTGATGAACCAAACGGCGAGG GATCAGTACGATGGAGGGCGTAGATCCACCGACATGATAAGCGCCCCACAAAAGGCTGGTATAGAGCTTAAaagagaggttaccagcacagaGGAGGCATTAGCCAAACTGTATGCTGATGTCCAGTCAATGCCAGAGAGCTCCAAGAAGAGGAAACTCATGAAACAG AAAGTAGGGACTCCTTTCGCCAGCAAGAAGAAACGTCCTGCTCCACCACCACCTGCAGATGAAACAGAG GTCAGTCGGACGCACAACACCAACAGAGAAATCCGCAACGAGTTCCGTACTCAGCTCCACCAATCACGTCATCATTACCGTAAACGAGCAAACTCGTGCGATGCTCTAGAAAGCCGTACGGAAACGCGAGACGTATCCCAACGCCGATCTTCACCCACGAAACCTGTGAGACCCGCTCCAAGGACTCCTGAGCCTAAAGCTTCACCCAGGCCTGTCCCAGCCCCTCGTGCAATAACGCCTAAACTAGCAACCGGTATAACACAGAGAAATGAGGAGGGAAGAAGTGCAAATCCAAGTAAAAGGCCTACTGTGACACCACGGCCTCGAAAGAGAAACAGCGATGGTCAGCCCATACCTAGTCCTAGGGATACAACAAATATAGTTGGGAGTGGAAACAGACCTGTGCCAAAGCCGAGAGTCGTCAACAATTTAGCAAAG GAAAACAATCCACTTACCACAGCACCAAGGGTGAAGAGGGAGTCAGCCCTGTGA
- the LOC140162720 gene encoding rho GTPase-activating protein 19-like isoform X1, protein MSEVFCNPLHYVEVMKHKYADTLTDWCCTELSHVLEFNGPEGLGQILAGNVNVRQGKTIIKKFTKPKKKVYEPIHTDTGIFGAPLTSQAFCQTRQLIDFLRMNSSKEGLFRIPGNSERQRRLKAKLNSGQLIDLNNDEFTAHDVACVLKTFLGDLPEPVLTEKHYLAHVQAADLTYRLDGLSNLRPDELQRLKAKRLVDHIKALTYLFLMLPSTNFKLLKELLELLQDVARQQDVNKMTAYNLGVMFAPHLLWPRYLTTEELKDQDFIHKLNCGMEFMITHCERIFKVPAAMLHKCEVYVRHDGSLPDEEDEEELMNQTARDQYDGGRRSTDMISAPQKAGIELKREVTSTEEALAKLYADVQSMPESSKKRKLMKQFTKNSYLPGTPTRVREEALKQSRHRSRHTRSKSLGEVMIKVGTPFASKKKRPAPPPPADETEVSRTHNTNREIRNEFRTQLHQSRHHYRKRANSCDALESRTETRDVSQRRSSPTKPVRPAPRTPEPKASPRPVPAPRAITPKLATGITQRNEEGRSANPSKRPTVTPRPRKRNSDGQPIPSPRDTTNIVGSGNRPVPKPRVVNNLAKENNPLTTAPRVKRESAL, encoded by the exons atgtcaGAAGTATTCTGCAATCCACTTCACTATGTTGAAGTCATGAAACACAAGTATGCCGACACTCTGACAGATTGGTGCTGCACAGAACTCTCTCATGTGTTGGAATTCAACGGACCTGAAGGACTGGGTCAGATACTAGCTGGTAACGTCAATGTAAGACAAGGAAAGACAATCATTAAGAAGTTTACAAAACCTAAGAAAAAGG TTTATGAACCAATCCACACAGACACAGGAATCTTTGGTGCACCGTTGACATCACAGGCATTCTGTCAGACTAGACAACtcatagattttcttagaatga atTCTAGTAAAGAAGGGCTCTTTAGAATACCAGGAAATTCAGAGAGACAGCGTCGTCTGAAAGCCAAGCTGAACAGTGGTCAGCTCATAGATTTGAACAACGATGAATTCACTGCTCATGATGTAGCGTGTGTGCTGAAAACATTCCTAGGAGATTTGCCAGAACCAGTATTGACTGAGAAGCATTACTTAGCACATGTACAGGCTGCAG ACCTAACGTACAGACTAGATGGACTTTCAAATCTACGACCCGATGAACTTCAGCGTCTGAAGGCCAAGAGACTTGTTGACCACATCAAAGCACTCACATACCTGTTCCTGATGCTACCGTCAACAAACTTCAAGTTACTCAAAGAACTGCTGGAGTTACTTCAGGACGTCGCAAGGCAGCAAGACGTCAACAAGATGACGGCGTACAATCTTGGTGTTATGTTTGCGCCGCATTTGCTGTGGCCAAGATAT TTAACAACAGAAGAACTGAAGGACCAGGATTTCATACATAAATTGAACTGTGGGATGGAGTTCATGATCACACATTGTGAGAGGATATTTAAG GTTCCAGCGGCCATGCTTCATAAGTGTGAGGTATACGTCAGACATGATGGTTCATTACCGGATGAAGAGGATGAAGAAGAGTTGATGAACCAAACGGCGAGG GATCAGTACGATGGAGGGCGTAGATCCACCGACATGATAAGCGCCCCACAAAAGGCTGGTATAGAGCTTAAaagagaggttaccagcacagaGGAGGCATTAGCCAAACTGTATGCTGATGTCCAGTCAATGCCAGAGAGCTCCAAGAAGAGGAAACTCATGAAACAG TTCACCAAAAATAGTTACCTGCCCGGAACGCCGACCCGCGTGAGGGAGGAGGCTCTGAAACAGAGCCGGCACAGATCTAGACACACCAGGAGTAAATCATTAGGGGAAGTAATGATT AAAGTAGGGACTCCTTTCGCCAGCAAGAAGAAACGTCCTGCTCCACCACCACCTGCAGATGAAACAGAG GTCAGTCGGACGCACAACACCAACAGAGAAATCCGCAACGAGTTCCGTACTCAGCTCCACCAATCACGTCATCATTACCGTAAACGAGCAAACTCGTGCGATGCTCTAGAAAGCCGTACGGAAACGCGAGACGTATCCCAACGCCGATCTTCACCCACGAAACCTGTGAGACCCGCTCCAAGGACTCCTGAGCCTAAAGCTTCACCCAGGCCTGTCCCAGCCCCTCGTGCAATAACGCCTAAACTAGCAACCGGTATAACACAGAGAAATGAGGAGGGAAGAAGTGCAAATCCAAGTAAAAGGCCTACTGTGACACCACGGCCTCGAAAGAGAAACAGCGATGGTCAGCCCATACCTAGTCCTAGGGATACAACAAATATAGTTGGGAGTGGAAACAGACCTGTGCCAAAGCCGAGAGTCGTCAACAATTTAGCAAAG GAAAACAATCCACTTACCACAGCACCAAGGGTGAAGAGGGAGTCAGCCCTGTGA